The DNA region ACCCGGAGTTCAACTGCACCAATCCCAAATTGGCCAACAGCGGAATCTTCGGTGCCCATTTCCTCACCCGAAACGACTCCCGGCTCTCCGGCCGTTCCAAAGCCACCCGGAGCGACCCCAGCCCCATCGCCCATCCCCGCTCCTGCGCCGCCATCGCCAAATTGCGGTTCACCCTTTCCCCGCCGGTGGATCCCCCGGTCATCGAACTGATCAGAAACGGCGCTTTCAGCGGCTGACCGGTGGGCCCGAACCGCCATGCCAGCGAAACGTCGTCAAAAGAAATTTCCGGGAGAGCGTTGTGGAGAAACCGGTACCTCTCCAATCCGGTGGTCACGTGTTTCCCGACCACGTCCCGGGTCAGCACGATCTTGATGTGATCCTCTTTTCGCTTGCGGATGTCATCTTTCATCGTTGATCCATCGTCCTTTCCGTGGCCAAAAAAACCGGCCCCTTGCGCGCGGAAGATCATTCCTTCATCCATGATCTTCCCGCCCGGTGGCCGGTTATTCAAACGATTGGATGCTTTTCAAGAAGTTGCGCTCCCGATCCCGGATTCATGCCCGGAGAAGACGGGATGGTCGTTTCCATCGCTGAAACGCGTACACCATCCACACCGCAACCCATCCTGCCGCCATCCATCCGATGTTGAACAACAAGAGAGTCCCGCTCTTCACTTCATCCCATGAAACCTGCTTTTCCCCGTTGTTCAGAAAGACCGGTACGTCAGGCAACAACAAAGAAACCATCGCAAACTGCAACAAGAAGAGTGTCAAAACGATCATCGCGGATTGAAACAGGAAGCGGGACAAGCGCTTCTCAGCAAGCCGGACGATTCCACCGAGGCCGATCACGAACAGGAGAAATCGGCTCCCGATGCTCATCCATCCCCAATAGTCCACCATTCTTGTCCACTCAGGGGGTTGGGAATGTTCCCAAAACGACTCTCCCAACCACCACCCATACAGGTTGAACATCACCAGAGCCGCAAGAATTCCTCCGAGCACCATCCACTGATTCCTCGTCATGTTCTGCCCTCCCGCTCCTCTTTCACCTTTGACTCCGGGCGGAAACGGTGGCTGAATCGGTTCCGGAAGGAACCGGGCCGCCCGGGTCATTTCCGTTCAAGACGATGAGCATAACCGGCTGATCACGTTGGCGATCCCGATGCCGAAATGTCCATTCTTCCGGGTCTGAGGCTCACGGTTTCCGTCCATACTGGATCTTGGAAACAATCCCGGCACAAGGAGCTTGAGGATCTCATGAAACGAAACCGTACGTTTTGGGGAGCGTTCCTGTTCGGAATCGGCATGATCGGCATGCTGGACGGCATCATCTTTCACCAGATTCTGCAATGGCACAGCGTGTACATGGACACCACCCGCCACAACCAGATCGTCAGTGACGGACTGTTTCATCTGGCCGTCACTGCCGTGCTGTTCACCGGAACCCTCATCCTGTGGAAAAGCCGCACGCCCGGAGACGACCGCAGCTTCTGGGGAGGTTTTCTGGTCGGCGGAGGCCTGTTCAACCTGGTGGAGGGCATCGTCAATCACCACATCCTGCAAATCCACCACGTCCAGGAACACACCCCCGATCCGCTTCCCTACGATCTGGCTTTTGACGCCGTCAGCATTCTCCTTCTCCTCGCCGGTTGGTGGCTGTCGAGAAGCGCTCCTTCGACGCAATCGTGAGAGCTCCCTTCCCCCCTCCCCGGCAGCCGGGGAAAACGGCTACAGTAGTCAGTGATTCCCCGTGAGCCGCCGGAAGCCCCTGCCGGCACTTGTTCCGCCAGGGGGCCCATCGGCAGCAGGGAGTCACTTCCATGTATGCCTATTCATTTTTTATTGTACATTTCTCTCCGTCGAAGTTTCTGGCGTTTTTGTTCGCAACTTCAACAATCCCATAAAAACCAGTGCTACACATATGGCATAGATTCCCGCTGATATGAATACAACACGAGGATGATTTGCAAGGTTTAAAAAAGATCCCAAAAGCAAACCGGTCGTTAGCCCCGCTTCGGCCAGAGTTCTCCATAAACTGAACACCCTGCCGATCATCTCCCTCTTGGTATCTTCCTGAATCTTTGCCGGCATGGCTATATCCATCAATGGCAGCCCAAAAGCACAACAGAAACCAAAGGCATATGCCCAATACATATTTGATGCGGTTCCCAGAATTACAAAACCCGAGCCCACAATGGCAAAACCGATGCATACGACCACCGATTTATTGGTCATTTTCCATTTACCAATGGTCAGATTGGCAATCAGCCCCCCCAATCCAAAAGAAGCGATCAAGTAACTGTACGCGGAAGGGCTGTTTCCAAGCATTTTTGAAAGAGAAGGAATTCCAATCCAATATCCCAAAGCGTAGGCAACATTATAGAGGCCAAAACCGATCATGGTCAGTCCAAGGGATTTTTCTTTTTTTATGTATTGCCATACTTCGAATAGGT from Staphylospora marina includes:
- a CDS encoding DUF2243 domain-containing protein, with translation MKRNRTFWGAFLFGIGMIGMLDGIIFHQILQWHSVYMDTTRHNQIVSDGLFHLAVTAVLFTGTLILWKSRTPGDDRSFWGGFLVGGGLFNLVEGIVNHHILQIHHVQEHTPDPLPYDLAFDAVSILLLLAGWWLSRSAPSTQS